In Corynebacterium aquatimens, one genomic interval encodes:
- a CDS encoding sialidase family protein: protein MNSTTQTTSAAPTTSTTSAASSTSTSTSTSTSTSTSSPTSVPAPYALNLAEPKQFGFNCHRIPALTTAPNGDLLAAWDGRPDDCRDAPQPNTILQRRSTDGGRTWGEPTVVAKAFPGSGLLKRDKYGYSDPSYVVDEEKGDIYLFFVKSYDVTFQAAKHGTDPDKRDTIHAAVVKSSDNGKTWSEPRIITKDITSEPNSWRSRFATSGEGIQLKYGEHKGRLIQPYVIADTSQPTVGMPRNNQYRAVMVYSDDHGQTWKAGRAFGNSMDENKVVELSDGTVMNNSRRSDTDTGRKIAYSKDGGVTFGPVSNFDKNVLPDPRNNASIIRAYPDAPQGSDEAKVLIFSNAASNSSRSVGTVRISYDDGKTWSDGRRFQIGPMGYSSLTKIDDKHYGLFFETTVGTMRFMRFHIDWLEANA, encoded by the coding sequence GTGAACTCAACGACACAGACGACCTCGGCGGCTCCGACGACCTCGACCACCTCGGCGGCATCGTCGACAAGCACCAGCACATCGACAAGCACCAGCACGTCGACGAGCTCCCCGACTTCCGTTCCGGCGCCGTACGCACTGAACCTGGCTGAGCCGAAGCAGTTCGGCTTCAACTGCCACCGCATTCCTGCTCTGACCACTGCGCCGAACGGTGATCTGCTGGCCGCGTGGGATGGCCGCCCAGATGACTGCCGCGACGCCCCGCAGCCGAACACGATTCTGCAGCGCCGCTCGACCGATGGTGGTCGTACGTGGGGTGAGCCGACGGTCGTCGCAAAGGCATTCCCGGGATCAGGATTGCTGAAGCGCGACAAGTACGGTTACTCCGACCCTTCCTACGTTGTGGATGAGGAAAAGGGCGACATCTACCTGTTCTTCGTCAAGTCTTACGACGTGACCTTCCAGGCAGCGAAGCACGGCACGGACCCGGACAAGCGCGACACTATCCACGCGGCTGTTGTGAAGTCCTCGGATAACGGCAAGACCTGGTCAGAGCCACGCATCATCACCAAAGACATCACCTCTGAGCCGAACTCCTGGCGCTCCCGCTTTGCAACCTCCGGCGAGGGCATCCAGCTGAAGTACGGTGAGCACAAGGGCCGTCTCATCCAGCCGTACGTGATTGCGGATACGAGCCAACCCACCGTGGGCATGCCTCGTAACAACCAGTACCGCGCGGTCATGGTCTACTCCGACGACCACGGGCAGACGTGGAAAGCTGGACGCGCGTTTGGCAACAGCATGGATGAGAACAAGGTCGTTGAACTTTCTGACGGCACCGTGATGAACAACTCCCGCCGAAGCGATACGGATACGGGACGCAAGATCGCCTACTCCAAGGATGGCGGCGTCACGTTCGGCCCGGTGAGCAACTTTGACAAGAACGTTCTTCCGGACCCCCGCAACAACGCCTCCATCATCCGCGCTTACCCGGATGCGCCGCAGGGTTCCGACGAGGCCAAGGTGCTGATCTTCAGCAACGCAGCAAGTAACAGCAGCCGTTCGGTCGGAACGGTGCGCATTTCCTACGACGACGGAAAGACCTGGTCAGACGGCCGCCGTTTCCAGATCGGCCCTATGGGTTACTCGTCGCTGACCAAGATCGACGACAAGCACTACGGTCTGTTCTTCGAAACCACCGTCGGCACGATGCGCTTCATGCGCTTCCACATCGATTGGCTCGAAGCTAACGCATAA
- the istA gene encoding IS21 family transposase, whose translation MANFKQIIAMCLDGASYAQITHALGCSRREVSRAKKVIADEALTPERFRQLPPGWFDERFSDGRSKRTMSYDQPDFQALARKLQSKKHVTRHKLWMDYLSQPCPTDKTKYQYSQFCSGLNEFLRAHDLVEVVTHEPGQELYVDWAGDKVPVVDQASGDTAFKASLFIAVCPYSGLMYVTAAANEKMPAWIECHVKALNYLGKLPAVIVPDNASTATYRPRKHSGYRMVTDRYAAFADYYGVTIVPTRPGRPRDKAAVERAVKIAYAKILGYFSDEVFYNLDELNEAIADRLADINSAMTRADGTTRRMRFEQEEASVMRDLPPTPFTEVSYKRLKVDRNWHITCDYQYYSVPFQLVGEAVTVRLTPQLVSIFNGDQLVAEHTRLHGFKYRYSTDPNHGPSSDDEGHKALTRDELLAWASSFGSATHTVIAMILDRNSAAVPRGLLQARNVLANLGKKHSKTTLEPACQQVLEKKLAPTMAVIKRIQTDIAHAQQHPAAPGRRTQPATKNQQRPGAPLTSDAADAVFIRPADHYEN comes from the coding sequence GTGGCCAACTTCAAACAGATCATCGCGATGTGCCTTGACGGTGCAAGCTATGCGCAGATCACACACGCATTGGGATGTTCACGGCGAGAAGTATCCCGCGCAAAGAAAGTCATCGCTGATGAGGCACTAACGCCAGAGCGTTTCCGCCAACTCCCACCGGGATGGTTCGATGAACGATTCAGCGACGGCCGGAGTAAGCGGACGATGTCCTACGACCAGCCTGATTTTCAAGCCCTTGCACGCAAGCTCCAAAGCAAAAAGCACGTGACCAGGCATAAGCTGTGGATGGACTACTTGTCGCAGCCGTGTCCGACGGACAAGACAAAGTACCAGTACTCCCAGTTTTGCAGTGGGCTCAATGAATTTCTCCGTGCTCATGATCTTGTCGAAGTCGTCACCCATGAGCCGGGGCAAGAGCTTTACGTCGACTGGGCTGGCGACAAAGTGCCGGTGGTGGATCAGGCCAGTGGTGATACCGCATTCAAGGCGTCACTGTTTATCGCGGTATGCCCGTACTCAGGACTGATGTACGTCACTGCTGCTGCGAATGAGAAGATGCCGGCTTGGATTGAGTGCCACGTCAAAGCGTTGAACTATCTTGGCAAATTACCGGCGGTCATCGTGCCGGATAATGCCTCTACGGCGACCTACCGGCCGAGGAAGCATTCAGGCTACCGGATGGTCACTGACCGCTACGCAGCGTTTGCCGACTATTACGGGGTCACGATTGTGCCGACAAGACCTGGCAGGCCACGCGACAAAGCGGCAGTAGAACGTGCTGTGAAAATCGCCTACGCCAAAATACTCGGGTATTTCAGCGACGAGGTCTTCTACAATCTCGATGAACTCAATGAGGCAATCGCTGACCGGCTTGCCGATATCAACAGCGCAATGACACGGGCTGATGGCACAACACGGCGCATGCGCTTTGAGCAAGAAGAAGCATCAGTGATGCGCGATCTGCCGCCGACACCGTTTACGGAAGTGTCATACAAGCGGCTCAAAGTCGACCGTAATTGGCACATCACCTGTGACTACCAGTACTACTCTGTGCCATTTCAGCTGGTAGGAGAGGCAGTGACGGTCAGGCTCACCCCGCAACTGGTGAGCATCTTCAACGGCGATCAACTAGTTGCTGAACACACACGCCTTCACGGATTCAAATACCGGTACTCCACTGATCCCAACCATGGGCCAAGCAGCGATGACGAAGGCCACAAGGCGCTCACCCGCGACGAACTCTTGGCTTGGGCCTCGTCGTTCGGTTCTGCAACGCACACAGTCATAGCGATGATCCTCGATCGTAATAGTGCCGCCGTCCCCCGCGGACTTCTCCAAGCTCGCAACGTGCTGGCCAACCTGGGCAAAAAGCACAGCAAAACCACCCTCGAGCCGGCGTGCCAGCAGGTCTTAGAAAAGAAGCTGGCTCCAACTATGGCTGTGATCAAGCGCATCCAGACTGACATTGCGCACGCTCAGCAGCACCCTGCTGCACCAGGGCGAAGGACACAGCCCGCGACGAAGAACCAACAACGCCCAGGCGCCCCGCTTACCAGCGACGCAGCTGACGCCGTCTTCATCCGGCCTGCTGACCACTACGAAAACTAG
- a CDS encoding ATP-binding protein, with amino-acid sequence MSNINDETVRAKMRKLRVSTFADVFYEIVNDEAYADALPEDIFLAAVEEAYTQRQQRNIAKAITQAQFRYPDASLAEVTRAEQRGINMRQLKRIAATNWRENPTNIHILAPTGTGKTYIVCAIGVAACQAGYSVAYYRLDQLVDMLAVFSPTDQNYLDKMRKLINVDVLIIDDFMTMSINQRGQEDLSKIIFDRDGRLPTLISSQSAAAYWVEALPDRVGADSLVSRLNNGHRIRIGDFDMRKATTPIEPDE; translated from the coding sequence ATGAGCAACATCAATGACGAAACAGTACGGGCAAAAATGCGAAAGCTTCGCGTATCGACCTTCGCTGATGTCTTCTACGAGATTGTCAACGACGAGGCCTACGCGGATGCGCTACCAGAGGACATCTTCCTCGCAGCAGTCGAAGAGGCCTACACACAGCGGCAACAACGCAACATCGCCAAAGCCATCACCCAGGCACAATTCCGATACCCGGACGCGAGCCTTGCTGAAGTCACCCGAGCAGAACAACGCGGCATCAACATGCGCCAACTGAAACGAATCGCGGCGACCAACTGGCGGGAAAATCCGACCAACATTCACATCCTCGCGCCGACCGGAACAGGGAAAACATACATAGTCTGCGCCATCGGCGTCGCCGCATGTCAAGCCGGATACTCCGTGGCCTACTACCGGCTAGACCAACTCGTAGACATGTTGGCGGTCTTCTCACCGACTGACCAGAACTACCTCGATAAGATGCGGAAACTGATCAATGTCGATGTCCTTATCATCGACGATTTTATGACCATGAGCATCAACCAGCGCGGGCAAGAAGACCTGAGCAAGATCATATTCGACCGCGACGGTCGGCTCCCAACACTGATCTCCTCCCAATCGGCCGCCGCCTACTGGGTCGAAGCCCTCCCCGACAGAGTCGGAGCCGATTCACTCGTTAGCCGCCTCAACAACGGCCACCGAATCCGCATCGGAGACTTCGACATGCGCAAGGCCACCACCCCAATAGAACCGGACGAATAA
- a CDS encoding CAP domain-containing protein, whose translation MSRFSVSRRVMALAMSGALAVTAASAVGPSESFVAQAIAAPNMAGLSVTDKQRVVAQAVEEMINLYRVRHGLHPLLVHVELADQAENWSRQMAHYSSPTRYDGFGHSPDSGNGGLSGENIAAFTTPGRKPASRLTDAEWAQMAIDMFETWRTSPRTHNDTMLDQKHMAMAVGIVVDKESVFGTTVFSHPELWLQGVGGGGHRGDRAWDSLSRSFDRTYLPGGALNTLGLGGWRAPSDPGRKNRVLWTSKSDVLEGWPLDRSEGRPVRSDERISRPLLGGTAPAPHNPGGAPGPAAPGWGTSPADFEDTAVLIDALSSKLGIPEKVAVGLSTAAVVVLLAVVIVQQLGIRLPFIG comes from the coding sequence ATGAGTCGGTTTTCTGTTTCGCGTCGGGTGATGGCGCTGGCAATGTCGGGAGCGTTGGCTGTGACGGCTGCGTCGGCGGTAGGGCCGTCGGAAAGCTTTGTGGCGCAGGCGATCGCTGCGCCGAACATGGCGGGTTTGTCCGTCACAGATAAACAGCGCGTCGTCGCCCAAGCGGTGGAAGAGATGATCAACCTCTACCGCGTGCGCCACGGCCTGCACCCGCTCCTAGTGCACGTAGAGCTGGCGGACCAGGCGGAGAACTGGAGCCGACAGATGGCCCACTACTCCAGCCCCACGCGCTACGATGGCTTCGGACACAGCCCTGACAGCGGCAACGGGGGCTTGTCTGGGGAAAATATCGCGGCGTTTACCACGCCGGGCCGCAAACCGGCGTCGCGTCTTACGGACGCGGAATGGGCGCAGATGGCGATCGACATGTTTGAGACCTGGCGGACGTCCCCCCGTACGCACAATGACACGATGCTGGACCAAAAGCACATGGCTATGGCCGTGGGTATCGTTGTGGACAAGGAGAGTGTGTTTGGCACGACGGTTTTCTCCCATCCCGAGTTGTGGCTGCAGGGCGTGGGTGGCGGCGGCCACCGGGGCGACAGGGCGTGGGATTCGCTGTCGCGTTCCTTCGACCGCACCTACCTTCCCGGCGGCGCCTTGAACACCCTCGGCCTCGGCGGCTGGAGGGCTCCGAGCGATCCGGGGCGAAAGAACCGGGTGCTCTGGACGTCCAAAAGCGATGTTTTAGAAGGCTGGCCACTGGACCGCAGTGAAGGGCGCCCGGTGCGTTCCGACGAGCGGATCAGCCGCCCTTTGCTCGGCGGGACTGCGCCGGCACCGCACAATCCGGGCGGTGCCCCTGGTCCGGCGGCGCCCGGTTGGGGCACGAGCCCCGCTGATTTTGAAGACACAGCCGTGCTTATCGACGCGCTGTCATCGAAGCTCGGCATCCCTGAGAAAGTCGCGGTGGGGCTGTCTACTGCTGCGGTGGTGGTGCTGCTCGCAGTGGTGATCGTGCAACAGTTGGGAATCCGTCTGCCGTTTATCGGCTGA
- a CDS encoding NAD-dependent succinate-semialdehyde dehydrogenase: protein MATKFRVQNPKTNEIVESFDFITDDELEQALTTAHETFTQWREKSFSERAEVLHKVASLFDERRDELCRIIAEEMGKSITEGDGEVDDVVEIFNYYADNGAEFGADEEIPNNQGGTSIMRKVPLGIIVGIMPWNFPYYQVARFAAPALMAGNVVMVKHAEICPRSAAAIEKIFDEAGAPKGLYTNVYAQHSQISTMIEDDRVQGVSLTGSEAAGRTIASQAGQALKKCVLELGGTDAYVVLDSSDVKSAAKTAWNKRVSNVGQACTANKRIIVMEDIYDEFVQALVELASSYSEGDPLNPGEGREYYPLSSRDAAEKLAQQLRIAVDEGANLHVGGDVTGKGAYITPAVITDIPVGSDSYYEEFFGPVAEVYKVSTEEEAIKLANDSRYGLGGAVMSEDEERAKKVAAKIDTGMIHVNIPQARGAELPFGGVKASGLGRELGPLGMDEFVNKQRYYIAGSDSKV from the coding sequence ATGGCAACAAAATTCCGTGTACAAAATCCGAAAACCAACGAGATCGTTGAAAGCTTCGACTTCATCACTGACGATGAATTAGAGCAGGCGCTGACCACCGCGCACGAGACGTTTACGCAGTGGCGCGAGAAGAGCTTCTCAGAGCGCGCCGAAGTGCTCCACAAGGTCGCATCGCTTTTCGACGAACGCCGTGACGAGCTGTGCCGCATCATCGCTGAAGAGATGGGCAAGTCGATCACCGAAGGCGACGGCGAAGTCGACGACGTAGTGGAAATTTTCAATTACTACGCCGACAACGGCGCTGAGTTCGGCGCCGACGAGGAGATCCCGAACAACCAGGGTGGAACGTCCATCATGCGCAAGGTCCCGTTGGGGATCATCGTGGGCATCATGCCCTGGAACTTCCCCTACTACCAGGTCGCACGCTTCGCGGCGCCGGCACTTATGGCTGGCAACGTCGTCATGGTGAAGCACGCAGAGATCTGCCCGCGTTCCGCCGCGGCGATTGAAAAGATCTTCGACGAAGCTGGGGCACCGAAGGGCCTGTACACGAACGTGTACGCGCAGCACTCCCAGATCTCCACCATGATTGAAGATGACCGCGTGCAGGGCGTCTCGCTGACTGGTTCTGAGGCCGCTGGCCGCACCATCGCCTCCCAGGCTGGCCAAGCATTGAAGAAGTGCGTGCTTGAGCTCGGTGGCACGGACGCCTACGTTGTGCTGGACTCTTCCGACGTGAAGTCCGCCGCAAAGACGGCATGGAACAAGCGCGTCAGCAACGTCGGCCAGGCATGCACGGCGAACAAGCGCATCATCGTCATGGAGGACATCTACGACGAATTCGTGCAAGCGTTGGTCGAGCTCGCCTCGTCGTATAGCGAAGGCGACCCCCTGAACCCAGGCGAGGGCCGAGAGTACTACCCGCTGTCCTCGCGCGATGCCGCGGAGAAACTTGCTCAGCAATTGCGCATTGCTGTGGATGAGGGTGCGAACCTGCACGTCGGTGGCGACGTCACCGGCAAGGGTGCCTACATCACCCCGGCCGTGATCACCGACATCCCCGTGGGTTCTGATTCCTACTACGAAGAGTTCTTTGGCCCCGTCGCTGAGGTCTACAAGGTCTCGACTGAAGAGGAAGCGATCAAGCTCGCCAACGATTCCCGCTACGGCCTCGGCGGTGCTGTCATGTCCGAGGACGAAGAACGTGCGAAGAAGGTCGCCGCGAAGATCGACACCGGAATGATCCACGTGAACATCCCGCAGGCCCGCGGCGCCGAACTGCCCTTCGGTGGTGTCAAGGCCTCCGGCCTCGGCCGCGAGCTCGGCCCGCTGGGCATGGACGAGTTTGTGAACAAGCAGCGCTACTACATCGCAGGCTCCGACTCCAAGGTCTAG
- a CDS encoding cupin domain-containing protein has protein sequence MPTGNDHGPNPYVVDIEKATLDNEAFRDTLWTGENLQLTVMTIPVGGEIGAEIHDDHDQFLRLEAGELRAMIGASETDLEVDQVVSADWVAFVPAGKWHNFVNEGSEPAKLYSIYAPPEHAPGTFHQTKADADADEQETDGV, from the coding sequence ATGCCAACCGGTAACGATCACGGACCTAACCCCTACGTAGTAGACATCGAAAAGGCGACGCTGGACAACGAGGCATTCCGCGACACGCTGTGGACGGGGGAGAACCTTCAGCTGACCGTCATGACCATCCCCGTCGGTGGCGAGATTGGTGCGGAGATCCACGACGACCACGATCAGTTCCTCCGCCTCGAGGCTGGCGAACTGCGCGCGATGATCGGCGCGTCCGAGACCGACCTTGAAGTCGACCAGGTCGTCAGTGCTGACTGGGTGGCGTTTGTCCCGGCGGGCAAGTGGCACAACTTTGTCAACGAGGGTTCTGAGCCCGCGAAGCTGTACTCCATCTACGCCCCGCCAGAGCACGCCCCGGGCACCTTCCACCAGACCAAGGCTGACGCCGATGCCGATGAGCAGGAGACCGACGGCGTGTAA
- a CDS encoding alkaline phosphatase D family protein, with protein MTTQNTSDSSSTGAGHSRRSFLAGSATVAGVAAAGTVVGAAPASAKQSTPIAGGFPMPPAPAPAPYAPFMHGVASGDPVPDSVIIWTRVTVSPEAMPGSGKGAPVDVRWQIATDRSFANVVRSGTYRATAETDHTVKIDPKGLKPQTTYYYRFIWGREVSPVGTTHTAPAFNADIAKYNMAVTSCANYEAGYFTAYDHMAGLMEKGEIDLVVFLGDYIYEYGTGGYAGRSGVSRPHWPAHEIVSLADYRIRYGRYRTDPHLQRAHAAGPWVVVWDDHETANNSWKGGAENHTEGKEGQWKVREDYGQRAYYEWLPVRGVRPSAGGHIYRSYRFGNLLQLTMMDLRTYRDKQPPVIGKLKDDPNRSILGTEQFGWLRRQVESATTRWNVMGNSVMISPMEIVRLPETNQHNQLVNQMFAELSGPGGGLAVNTDIWDGYRSDRAKLLEILSRTKPYNLFLTGDIHSEWANSIQHKGREIGCEMVCTSISSANVDDVLSQTLKTYFPEVNPITDTMTQVIKKVNPWVNHVNFSWHGYGVARLTNHNVTMDFYRVSNIEDPRARVNRALTRTWTPGKGF; from the coding sequence ATGACTACCCAGAACACTTCAGACTCTTCGTCCACTGGCGCAGGACACTCGCGTCGATCATTTTTGGCTGGTTCCGCAACGGTTGCTGGTGTTGCTGCCGCAGGAACGGTGGTAGGTGCCGCTCCGGCGTCGGCAAAGCAGTCCACGCCGATCGCTGGCGGGTTCCCGATGCCGCCGGCACCGGCGCCGGCGCCGTATGCCCCGTTCATGCATGGTGTGGCCTCCGGCGATCCGGTGCCGGACTCCGTGATTATCTGGACGCGCGTGACGGTGTCGCCGGAGGCGATGCCGGGTTCGGGTAAGGGAGCGCCGGTGGATGTGCGCTGGCAGATTGCAACTGATCGAAGCTTTGCCAACGTTGTCAGGTCGGGCACCTACCGCGCAACCGCGGAGACTGACCACACGGTGAAGATCGATCCGAAGGGGCTCAAGCCGCAGACGACCTACTACTACCGCTTCATTTGGGGCAGGGAAGTGTCCCCAGTGGGTACCACGCATACCGCACCGGCGTTTAACGCGGACATTGCAAAGTACAACATGGCAGTGACGTCGTGCGCGAACTATGAAGCAGGGTACTTCACGGCCTACGACCACATGGCTGGTCTGATGGAAAAAGGCGAGATTGACCTCGTTGTATTCTTGGGCGACTACATCTACGAATACGGAACGGGAGGGTACGCGGGCCGCAGTGGTGTGTCGCGCCCGCACTGGCCCGCGCATGAGATCGTGTCGCTGGCGGATTACCGGATCCGCTACGGGCGCTACCGCACAGATCCGCACCTGCAGCGCGCGCACGCAGCCGGGCCGTGGGTTGTTGTGTGGGATGACCATGAGACCGCGAACAACTCGTGGAAGGGTGGGGCAGAGAACCACACGGAAGGTAAAGAAGGCCAGTGGAAGGTCCGTGAGGACTACGGTCAGCGGGCGTACTACGAATGGTTGCCGGTGCGCGGCGTCCGGCCGTCGGCAGGCGGGCACATCTACCGCAGCTACCGGTTTGGAAACCTCCTTCAACTGACCATGATGGACCTGCGTACCTACCGCGACAAGCAGCCGCCGGTGATCGGCAAACTCAAAGATGACCCGAATCGTTCGATTCTGGGCACGGAACAGTTCGGATGGTTGCGCCGCCAGGTGGAATCCGCAACGACACGCTGGAACGTCATGGGTAACTCCGTCATGATCTCCCCAATGGAAATCGTGCGTCTGCCAGAGACGAACCAACACAACCAGCTGGTCAACCAGATGTTCGCGGAGCTCAGTGGCCCCGGCGGTGGGTTGGCAGTGAACACTGACATTTGGGATGGCTACCGCTCCGACCGTGCGAAGCTTCTAGAGATCCTGTCTAGGACCAAGCCGTACAACCTGTTCCTAACCGGTGACATTCACTCGGAGTGGGCGAACTCCATCCAGCACAAGGGCCGCGAGATCGGCTGTGAGATGGTGTGTACGTCGATCTCCTCGGCCAACGTCGATGACGTTTTGTCCCAGACACTGAAGACCTACTTCCCGGAGGTCAACCCGATCACGGACACGATGACGCAGGTGATTAAGAAGGTCAACCCGTGGGTGAACCACGTGAACTTCAGCTGGCATGGTTACGGCGTAGCGCGCCTGACCAACCACAACGTAACCATGGACTTCTACCGCGTGTCCAACATCGAAGACCCGCGGGCGCGAGTTAACCGCGCGCTCACGCGCACGTGGACGCCGGGTAAGGGCTTCTAG
- a CDS encoding MFS transporter, producing the protein MTTATNSAERFSAEDAAASEKMSGIYLRVALGAMLVNIAMAVSFTALSFFTPVILKDFEGFESSSFLIYYTLLGAFSAFAMPLAGQLIDKVKAQGLLVIGGTIATVGLVFFSFSSALWMFYAAGIVIGIGIGLSALYVPVVVVNRWFFKNKATIMGVVLAGSGVGGVILGVVMPMLLSGIGWRSSALFLAAFFAAFTILPGIFLVRNSPVDHGIPGYGELSSSADQAAAASGAEPGLTQKEAFTTPGFVVLVFSYLLFGMTYAMTQHFVAYLSDTPWGIDVSPGKISTVVITCTLSLIVFKPMIGYLIDKLGLMKALWITLMAAGIAVFISTWVTYFIPYLVLVVFMALGASNGTVSPPLIAQACYGLKDYSKIWGVLGMAYPIGLAVGTPLWGWFPQKFGSYGMGFVLVPFVTVIFLLGFQFAINNTRPRWASSVDV; encoded by the coding sequence ATGACTACGGCTACAAATAGCGCGGAGCGATTCTCAGCGGAGGATGCTGCCGCGAGTGAAAAGATGTCGGGGATTTACTTGCGGGTGGCGCTGGGTGCGATGCTCGTGAATATTGCGATGGCTGTGTCGTTCACAGCGCTGAGCTTCTTCACCCCCGTGATTCTTAAAGATTTTGAGGGGTTTGAGAGTTCCTCGTTTCTGATTTACTACACGCTGCTCGGGGCGTTCTCCGCGTTCGCGATGCCGCTGGCGGGTCAGTTGATTGACAAGGTCAAGGCGCAGGGCCTGTTGGTGATTGGTGGAACGATCGCGACGGTGGGGCTGGTGTTTTTCAGTTTCTCGTCGGCGCTGTGGATGTTTTATGCCGCGGGAATCGTCATCGGCATTGGCATTGGGCTTTCGGCCTTGTACGTACCGGTGGTTGTGGTGAACCGTTGGTTCTTTAAGAACAAAGCAACGATCATGGGTGTGGTGCTCGCCGGATCGGGTGTTGGTGGCGTGATCCTGGGAGTGGTCATGCCGATGCTGCTCAGCGGAATCGGCTGGCGTTCGTCAGCTCTGTTCCTCGCGGCGTTCTTCGCGGCATTTACGATCCTGCCGGGGATTTTCCTCGTTCGAAACAGCCCGGTAGATCATGGGATCCCGGGCTACGGTGAGTTGTCGTCTTCGGCTGATCAGGCCGCAGCGGCGAGTGGTGCTGAGCCGGGGCTAACGCAAAAAGAAGCGTTCACCACACCCGGGTTCGTGGTTTTGGTGTTCTCCTACTTGCTGTTCGGCATGACGTACGCCATGACCCAGCACTTCGTTGCGTATCTGTCCGATACCCCGTGGGGCATTGATGTCTCACCCGGGAAGATTTCAACGGTGGTGATCACCTGCACGTTGTCGTTGATAGTGTTCAAGCCGATGATCGGATACTTGATTGACAAACTTGGGTTGATGAAGGCGCTGTGGATCACGCTCATGGCGGCGGGTATCGCGGTGTTTATTTCCACCTGGGTCACGTACTTCATCCCGTACCTCGTGCTGGTTGTCTTCATGGCGCTCGGCGCGTCCAACGGTACGGTCTCTCCCCCGCTGATCGCCCAGGCGTGCTACGGACTGAAGGACTACTCCAAGATCTGGGGTGTGCTGGGCATGGCGTATCCGATCGGGCTCGCCGTCGGCACGCCGCTGTGGGGATGGTTCCCACAGAAGTTCGGGTCTTACGGGATGGGTTTTGTGCTCGTGCCGTTTGTCACCGTGATCTTCCTCCTTGGCTTCCAGTTC